A genomic segment from Nicotiana sylvestris chromosome 1, ASM39365v2, whole genome shotgun sequence encodes:
- the LOC104217161 gene encoding S-adenosylmethionine synthase 1 produces METFLFTSESVNEGHPDKLCDQISDAVLDACLEQDPESKVACETCSKTNLVMVFGEITTKANVDYEKIVRDTCRKIGFVSDDVGLDADNCKVLVYIEQQSPDIAQGVHGHLTKRPEEIGAGDQGHMFGYATDETPELMPLSHVLATKLGARLTEVRKNGTCPWLRPDGKTQVTVEYYNDNGAMVPVRVHTVLISTQHDETVTNDEIARDLKEHVIKPVIPEKYLDEKTIFHLNPSGRFVIGGPHGDAGLTGRKIIIDTYGGWGAHGGGAFSGKDPTKVDRSGAYIVRQAAKSIVASGLARRCIVQVSYAIGVPEPLSVFVDTYGTGKIPDKEILKIVKENFDFRPGMISINLDLKRGGNGRFLKTAAYGHFGRDDSDFTWEVVKPLKWEKPQD; encoded by the coding sequence ATGGAAACTTTCCTATTTACCTCCGAGTCTGTGAACGAGGGCCACCCAGACAAGCTCTGTGATCAGATCTCTGATGCAGTTCTTGATGCCTGCCTCGAGCAAGATCCTGAGAGCAAGGTTGCCTGTGAAACTTGCAGCAAGACCAACTTGGTCATGGTCTTTGGTGAGATCACAACCAAGGCTAATGTAGACTATGAGAAGATTGTGCGTGACACATGCCGTAAAATTGGATTTGTTTCCGATGATGTTGGTCTTGATGCTGACAACTGCAAGGTCCTTGTATACATTGAACAGCAAAGTCCTGATATCGCTCAAGGTGTCCACGGCCATCTGACCAAGCGCCCTGAGGAGATTGGTGCTGGTGACCAGGGACACATGTTCGGGTATGCCACAGATGAGACCCCTGAATTGATGCCTCTCAGCCATGTGCTCGCAACTAAACTTGGTGCCCGCCTCACTGAAGTTCGCAAGAATGGTACCTGCCCCTGGTTGAGGCCTGATGGCAAGACCCAAGTTACTGTTGAGTACTACAATGACAATGGTGCGATGGTTCCAGTTAGGGTCCACACCGTTCTCATCTCCACTCAACACGATGAGACCGTCACTAATGATGAGATTGCCCGCGACCTTAAGGAGCATGTCATCAAGCCAGTCATCCCAGAGAAGTACCTTGACGAGAAGACAATCTTCCACCTTAACCCATCTGGCCGATTCGTTATTGGTGGACCTCATGGTGATGCTGGTCTCACTGGTCGTAAAATCATCATTGACACCTATGGTGGTTGGGGTGCCCATGGTGGTGGTGCTTTCTCCGGTAAAGACCCAACCAAGGTTGACAGGAGTGGTGCATACATCGTAAGGCAGGCTGCCAAGAGTATTGTAGCTAGTGGGCTTGCTCGGAGATGCATTGTGCAGGTTTCTTATGCCATCGGTGTGCCCGAGCCATTGTCCGTATTTGTTGACACCTATGGCACTGGAAAGATCCCCGACAAGGAAATTCTGAAGATAGTTAAGGAGAACTTCGACTTCAGGCCTGGAATGATTTCCATTAACTTGGATTTAAAGAGAGGTGGCAATGGAAGATTCTTGAAAACTGCTGCCTATGGTCACTTTGGACGTGATGACTCTGATTTCACATGGGAAGTTGTCAAGCCCCTCAAGTGGGAAAAGCCCCAAGACTAA